In a single window of the Thermus amyloliquefaciens genome:
- a CDS encoding zinc-dependent alcohol dehydrogenase gives MKALLYTPSLPRFFAARALGKRFPKGLLPLRLAEVPLPEREGFLRVRVRLSGVCGSDLALLHGKSPPSISPFFSFPAVLGHEILGEVEGSLVAVNPLLACADRGLAPCPACQRGEEGLCQNVAEGALAPGMLGYNRDLPGGWGEWILARPERLYPIPEGVPEGRAVLAEPLAVVLRGLGKLHPWPEEILVLGMGTLGLLAVRLLRALGFSGKVHAVAKYPDQAERALAFGADRVYGSAKEALEDRARRYRYLLFEGYRGGYEAVVEASGSGAGFRQALTLAQEGGRVLLLGAPGLEWADLSPFWFKEVALSGSYTYTREEFAQAVALLPELGGLERLVAGAFPLEAWREALKAQGKALFRPNVA, from the coding sequence ATGAAGGCCCTCCTCTACACCCCCTCCCTGCCCCGCTTCTTCGCCGCAAGGGCCCTGGGCAAACGCTTTCCCAAGGGGCTTCTCCCCTTGCGCCTGGCGGAGGTGCCCCTGCCCGAGCGGGAGGGGTTCTTGCGGGTGCGGGTGCGCCTAAGCGGGGTCTGCGGCTCGGACCTCGCCCTCCTCCACGGGAAAAGCCCCCCCTCCATAAGCCCCTTCTTCTCCTTTCCCGCCGTCCTGGGCCACGAGATCCTGGGAGAGGTGGAGGGAAGCCTGGTGGCCGTAAACCCCCTCCTCGCCTGCGCCGACCGGGGGCTTGCCCCCTGCCCCGCCTGCCAGCGGGGAGAGGAGGGGCTTTGCCAGAACGTGGCCGAAGGGGCCCTGGCCCCGGGGATGCTGGGCTACAACCGGGACCTCCCCGGGGGATGGGGGGAGTGGATCCTGGCCCGGCCCGAAAGGCTTTACCCCATCCCCGAGGGCGTACCCGAGGGGCGGGCGGTGCTTGCCGAGCCCTTGGCGGTGGTGCTCCGGGGGCTAGGGAAGCTCCACCCCTGGCCGGAGGAGATCCTCGTCCTGGGCATGGGCACCCTGGGCCTCCTCGCGGTGAGGCTGCTTCGGGCCTTAGGGTTTTCCGGGAAGGTCCACGCGGTGGCCAAGTACCCCGACCAGGCGGAGCGGGCCTTGGCCTTCGGAGCGGATCGGGTCTACGGAAGCGCCAAGGAGGCCCTCGAGGACCGGGCCCGGCGCTACCGCTACCTCCTCTTTGAGGGGTACCGGGGTGGGTATGAAGCGGTGGTGGAGGCTTCGGGAAGCGGGGCTGGCTTCCGGCAGGCCCTCACCCTGGCCCAAGAGGGGGGCAGGGTGCTCCTCCTGGGAGCCCCTGGGCTGGAGTGGGCCGACCTCTCCCCCTTCTGGTTCAAGGAGGTGGCCCTTTCGGGAAGCTACACCTACACCCGGGAGGAGTTCGCCCAGGCGGTGGCCCTCCTCCCGGAGCTTGGGGGCCTGGAACGCTTGGTGGCGGGGGCCTTCCCCTTGGAGGCCTGGCGGGAGGCCCTAAAGGCCCAGGGCAAGGCCCTCTTCCGGCCAAATGTGGCCTAA
- a CDS encoding AAA family ATPase: MVWEEEPFVQAGEKLRALLKEVKRVIVGQDHLLERMLVALLARGHLLIEGVPGLAKTLAVKTLARAVGGSFQRIQFTPDLVPADLLGTRIYNPKDGEFRTELGPIFAHLLLADEINRAPAKVQSALLEAMQERQVTLGKETYPLPQPFLVLATQNPIESEGTYPLPEAQLDRFLLKVVVDYPAFHEELLIVERMTAGEEIHVEQVLSLEELLSLSRLTDRVYVHPKVAEHAVALVQATRHLERVGLGDLKPFVAFGASPRASLALVQGAKALALVRGRAHALPEDVRDLYLDALRHRLVLSYQALAEDVRAETVLEAILQRLPPPFVPLHDPYGDARSPLGPAGA, encoded by the coding sequence ATGGTCTGGGAAGAGGAACCCTTTGTGCAAGCGGGGGAGAAGCTCCGGGCCCTTCTGAAGGAGGTGAAGCGGGTCATCGTGGGCCAGGACCACCTGCTGGAGCGCATGCTGGTGGCCCTTCTCGCCCGGGGGCACCTGCTCATCGAGGGGGTGCCCGGCTTGGCCAAAACCTTGGCGGTGAAAACCCTGGCCCGGGCCGTGGGGGGTAGCTTCCAGCGGATCCAGTTCACCCCCGATCTGGTGCCCGCCGACCTCCTGGGAACCCGCATCTACAACCCCAAGGACGGGGAGTTCCGCACCGAGCTTGGCCCCATCTTCGCCCACCTCCTCCTGGCGGACGAAATCAACCGGGCCCCGGCCAAGGTGCAGTCCGCCCTCCTCGAGGCCATGCAGGAACGGCAGGTAACCCTGGGCAAGGAGACCTACCCCTTGCCCCAGCCCTTCCTGGTTCTGGCCACGCAAAACCCCATCGAAAGCGAGGGCACCTACCCTCTGCCCGAGGCCCAGCTGGACCGCTTCCTCCTCAAGGTGGTGGTGGACTACCCCGCCTTCCACGAGGAGCTCCTCATCGTGGAGCGCATGACCGCGGGGGAGGAGATTCACGTGGAGCAGGTCCTCAGCCTGGAGGAGCTCCTCTCCCTTTCCCGCCTGACGGACCGGGTCTACGTGCACCCCAAGGTGGCGGAGCACGCGGTGGCCCTGGTGCAAGCCACCCGCCATCTGGAAAGGGTGGGCCTTGGGGACCTCAAGCCCTTCGTGGCCTTCGGGGCCAGCCCTCGAGCCTCCTTGGCCCTGGTGCAAGGGGCCAAGGCCCTGGCCCTGGTGCGGGGCCGGGCCCACGCCCTGCCCGAGGACGTCCGCGACCTCTACCTGGACGCCCTCCGCCACCGCCTGGTCCTCTCCTACCAGGCCCTGGCGGAGGACGTGAGGGCAGAAACCGTGCTGGAGGCCATCCTCCAGCGCCTGCCCCCGCCCTTCGTGCCCCTGCATGACCCGTATGGAGACGCCCGAAGCCCTCTTGGCCCGGCTGGAGCTTGA
- a CDS encoding DUF58 domain-containing protein, whose protein sequence is METPEALLARLELEVVRPLDGLLFGDYRGVFYGRSLDLAEVSPFSPGDEAERIDWPATARTGELHVRRFREERELTLWLLLDGSPSMRFGSRRREKYALALELALCAAYIALRHGNRVGAILPTGLLPPKGGKAQALLLAREALKPGRGAPLGEALDLLGRVARRRSLLFVFSDFLDPFEAPLARLAARHDLVAVLVEDPWERALPEAGVLSFLDPETGEAVEVNALDRRVREAYRRRAEALRQERIRGLQRARAHPLLASTENDLVPLLLGLVERRRRWPFKTPPASS, encoded by the coding sequence ATGGAGACGCCCGAAGCCCTCTTGGCCCGGCTGGAGCTTGAGGTGGTCCGCCCCTTGGACGGGCTCCTCTTCGGGGACTACCGGGGGGTGTTCTACGGCCGCAGCCTGGACCTGGCGGAGGTGAGCCCCTTCAGCCCCGGGGACGAGGCGGAGCGCATCGACTGGCCCGCCACCGCCAGGACAGGGGAGCTCCACGTGCGCCGCTTCCGGGAGGAGCGGGAGCTCACCCTATGGCTGCTCCTGGACGGCAGCCCCTCCATGCGCTTTGGCTCCAGGAGGCGGGAGAAGTACGCCCTGGCCCTGGAGCTGGCCCTCTGCGCGGCCTACATCGCCCTGCGCCACGGGAACCGCGTGGGGGCCATCCTGCCCACCGGCCTCCTGCCCCCGAAAGGAGGCAAGGCGCAGGCTCTGCTCCTGGCGCGGGAAGCCCTTAAACCGGGGCGCGGGGCTCCTTTGGGGGAAGCCTTGGACCTCCTGGGACGGGTGGCCAGGCGGCGGAGCCTCCTTTTCGTCTTCTCGGACTTCCTGGACCCCTTTGAGGCCCCCCTCGCCCGCCTGGCGGCCCGGCACGACCTGGTGGCGGTCCTGGTGGAAGACCCCTGGGAGCGGGCGCTCCCGGAAGCGGGCGTGCTCTCCTTCCTGGACCCGGAAACGGGGGAGGCGGTGGAGGTGAACGCCCTGGACCGGAGGGTGCGGGAGGCCTACCGGAGGCGGGCCGAGGCCCTGCGGCAAGAGCGGATAAGGGGCCTGCAGCGCGCCAGGGCCCATCCCCTCCTGGCCTCCACGGAGAACGACCTGGTGCCCCTTCTCTTGGGGCTGGTGGAAAGGAGGCGAAGGTGGCCTTTCAAAACCCCACCGGCCTCCTCCTAG
- a CDS encoding peroxiredoxin has protein sequence MRNLLLLGFLRTQPLAPGDKAPILQARDSYGRPVDLRGSWAVLWFYPKARSPGCTAQAKRYSELYGEFQRLGVQVFGVSHDPASEQCAFLERLALQGGMIPDRDGRLARAYGVRSLFGLYSRDTFLIHPEGRIERVWRGVNPFKDADTVLAYLKERLR, from the coding sequence GTGCGCAACCTCCTCCTCCTGGGCTTCCTCCGGACCCAGCCCCTCGCCCCGGGGGACAAGGCCCCTATCCTCCAGGCCCGGGATAGCTACGGCCGCCCCGTGGACCTGCGGGGAAGCTGGGCGGTGCTCTGGTTTTACCCCAAGGCCAGAAGCCCCGGCTGCACCGCCCAGGCCAAGCGCTACTCCGAGCTTTACGGGGAGTTCCAGCGGCTTGGGGTCCAGGTCTTTGGGGTGAGCCACGACCCGGCCTCCGAGCAGTGCGCCTTCCTGGAACGGCTGGCCCTCCAAGGGGGGATGATCCCCGACCGGGACGGGCGGCTGGCCCGGGCCTACGGGGTGCGGAGCCTCTTCGGCCTCTACAGCCGGGACACCTTCCTCATCCACCCCGAGGGGCGCATCGAGCGGGTCTGGCGGGGGGTGAACCCCTTCAAGGATGCGGACACCGTGCTGGCCTACCTCAAGGAGCGGCTACGGTGA
- a CDS encoding dihydrofolate reductase family protein encodes MRVPSPEALFPQATAMGLAALWLVGGPTLAKALTAHLEEVRLAYCPVVLGQGRRFLDDFLELTLLDAETLPQGVLLARYRPKRFLTQEA; translated from the coding sequence GTGCGGGTGCCAAGCCCCGAAGCCCTCTTCCCCCAAGCCACGGCCATGGGCCTCGCCGCCTTGTGGCTCGTGGGGGGGCCCACCTTGGCCAAGGCCCTCACGGCGCACCTGGAAGAGGTGCGGCTCGCCTACTGCCCGGTGGTCCTAGGCCAGGGAAGGCGGTTCCTGGACGATTTCTTGGAGTTAACGCTTCTGGACGCGGAAACCCTTCCCCAAGGCGTTCTCCTCGCCCGCTACCGACCAAAGCGCTTTCTCACGCAAGAGGCGTAA
- a CDS encoding vWA domain-containing protein translates to MAFQNPTGLLLGLLLLGAGGLLFLWGERAGRRRLLRSLDPAFAPRPRPPAWPYLLAPLPLLLAAGRLEAPLPWRENLTQVALVVDTSHSMAADDETPSRLEKAKDLAKTFLRGLDPSVRVGLVTFGPQAVLVLSPTTDRKSLLQALEALKPGGTSPLGQGLLQAKRTLRPEGPEGDLPKAQPPAALLLLSDGAANAGQDPLEVGAELARAGLPVFVRPLGNPQGAVSRIGQGLFFVPADPLRLLRLAQATGGAALGEDFQPLYQALRPRYVWRIQNQDLSQALVVAGFLLLAFGAYRNLAQEGRWP, encoded by the coding sequence GTGGCCTTTCAAAACCCCACCGGCCTCCTCCTAGGCCTCCTCCTCCTGGGGGCTGGGGGGCTTCTCTTCCTCTGGGGGGAGCGGGCAGGCAGGAGGCGGCTCCTCAGGAGCCTGGACCCCGCCTTCGCCCCCCGGCCTAGGCCACCGGCCTGGCCCTACCTCCTGGCCCCCCTCCCCCTGCTCCTTGCCGCGGGCCGCCTCGAGGCCCCCCTCCCCTGGCGGGAAAACCTGACCCAGGTGGCGCTGGTGGTGGACACCAGCCACTCCATGGCCGCGGACGACGAAACCCCAAGCCGCCTGGAAAAGGCCAAGGACCTCGCCAAAACCTTCCTCCGGGGCCTGGACCCCTCGGTAAGGGTGGGGCTGGTGACCTTTGGCCCCCAGGCGGTCCTGGTCCTTTCCCCCACCACCGACCGCAAGTCCCTCCTCCAGGCCCTGGAGGCCTTGAAGCCTGGGGGGACGAGCCCCCTGGGGCAAGGCCTTCTCCAGGCCAAGCGCACCCTCCGGCCGGAAGGCCCCGAGGGGGATCTGCCCAAGGCCCAGCCCCCCGCCGCCCTGCTCCTCCTCTCTGACGGGGCGGCCAACGCCGGCCAGGACCCCCTGGAGGTGGGGGCGGAGCTGGCGCGGGCCGGCCTGCCCGTCTTCGTGCGCCCCCTGGGAAATCCCCAGGGGGCGGTGAGCCGCATCGGCCAGGGGCTCTTTTTCGTGCCCGCCGACCCCCTGCGCCTCCTGCGCCTGGCCCAGGCCACGGGGGGCGCGGCCCTGGGGGAGGACTTCCAACCCCTTTACCAGGCCCTACGGCCCCGGTACGTCTGGCGCATCCAGAACCAGGACCTCTCCCAGGCCTTGGTGGTGGCGGGCTTCCTGCTCCTCGCCTTCGGAGCCTACCGGAACCTGGCCCAAGAAGGGAGGTGGCCGTGA
- a CDS encoding vWA domain-containing protein, translated as MSLLAPEALSLLLLVAFLLLGLYRRRPKGRLPHPLVPLLKEAAKEARGPLPWLPTALFLLGLLLLALGAARPLLPLPGQVRENVVVLVMDVSRSMMASDLKPNRLEAAKQAAKTFLEEAPRGLRVALVAFSGYAHTVHPPTADRKRLWESLESLEFGRSTAIGEGILEALNNIRQAGGKGDILLLTDGRNRTGTDPLEAANEAARMGVRIFAVGVGVPGWTPGPEDPVSAFGFFAGAYEVDEELLWSLAAFTGGRHFLVASEGELLALYRELAQAVRVEVEPQEATGLLGLLGGFLALLALAARRYLSPS; from the coding sequence GTGAGCCTCCTGGCCCCTGAGGCCCTGAGCCTCCTGCTCCTCGTGGCCTTCCTCCTCCTGGGCCTCTACCGGAGGCGGCCCAAGGGACGCCTCCCCCACCCCCTGGTGCCCCTCCTCAAGGAGGCGGCCAAGGAAGCCCGGGGACCCCTTCCCTGGTTGCCCACGGCCCTTTTCCTCCTGGGGCTCCTCCTCCTGGCCCTGGGGGCCGCCAGGCCCCTCCTCCCGCTTCCCGGGCAGGTCAGGGAGAACGTGGTGGTGCTGGTGATGGACGTGAGCCGGAGCATGATGGCCTCCGACCTGAAGCCCAACCGCCTCGAGGCCGCCAAGCAAGCGGCCAAAACCTTCCTGGAGGAGGCCCCCCGGGGCCTCCGGGTGGCCCTGGTGGCCTTCAGCGGCTACGCCCACACCGTCCACCCCCCCACCGCGGACCGCAAGCGCCTTTGGGAAAGCCTGGAAAGCCTGGAATTCGGACGCTCCACCGCCATCGGCGAGGGGATCCTGGAGGCCCTGAACAACATCCGCCAGGCAGGGGGCAAAGGGGACATCCTCCTCCTCACCGACGGGCGCAACCGCACCGGTACCGACCCCCTGGAGGCCGCCAACGAGGCGGCTCGCATGGGGGTGCGCATCTTCGCCGTGGGGGTGGGGGTGCCCGGTTGGACCCCAGGCCCCGAGGACCCGGTGAGCGCCTTCGGCTTCTTCGCCGGGGCCTACGAGGTGGACGAGGAGCTTTTGTGGTCCCTGGCGGCCTTCACCGGAGGGCGCCACTTCCTGGTGGCCTCCGAGGGGGAACTCTTAGCCCTTTACCGGGAACTGGCCCAGGCGGTAAGGGTGGAGGTGGAGCCCCAGGAAGCCACCGGCCTCCTCGGCCTCCTGGGGGGCTTCCTGGCCCTTTTAGCCCTGGCGGCCAGGCGCTACCTCAGCCCCAGCTAA
- a CDS encoding cell division protein FtsX, translated as MYAIREGLRQIRRHPTSSLATFFTALVSFALLYFLGLLLWNLERVVETLERELEVAAFLQSGANVEALLTEIQGWPEVGEVRLQSKEEALAQLVLDYPYLAEAKDLVENPLPDTLRLRLKETGAVRQVAERLKRLPGVEGVEYGGELTERLVQVLSGSRLAMGLLVGLLLLNTFFSVMGSIRLSVESRKEALSIMLLVGATRRFIQGPFLWEGVILTLSAGVLAVLLGGLLYRALAQAVQGLLPFLPILSTPDLWRTGGVVLLLAAVLGAGGAYAASRAYLREV; from the coding sequence GTGTACGCCATCCGCGAGGGCCTGCGGCAGATTCGCCGTCACCCCACCTCGAGCCTCGCCACCTTCTTCACCGCGCTCGTGTCCTTTGCCCTCCTCTACTTCCTGGGCCTCCTCCTTTGGAACCTGGAGCGGGTGGTGGAGACCCTGGAGCGGGAGCTGGAGGTGGCGGCCTTCCTGCAAAGCGGGGCCAACGTGGAAGCCCTGCTCACGGAGATCCAGGGCTGGCCCGAGGTGGGGGAGGTGCGGCTTCAGAGCAAGGAGGAAGCCCTGGCCCAGCTGGTCCTGGACTACCCCTACCTGGCCGAGGCCAAGGACCTGGTGGAAAACCCCTTGCCCGATACCCTGCGCCTGAGGCTTAAGGAAACCGGGGCGGTGCGCCAGGTGGCGGAGAGGCTCAAGAGGCTTCCCGGGGTGGAAGGGGTGGAGTACGGCGGGGAGCTCACCGAGCGCCTGGTGCAGGTGCTCTCGGGAAGCCGCCTGGCCATGGGGCTTCTGGTGGGCCTCCTGCTCCTCAACACCTTCTTCAGCGTGATGGGCTCCATCCGGCTCTCGGTGGAAAGCCGCAAGGAGGCCCTGAGCATCATGCTCCTGGTGGGGGCCACCCGCCGCTTCATCCAAGGGCCCTTCCTTTGGGAAGGGGTGATCCTCACCCTAAGCGCGGGGGTCTTGGCGGTGCTCCTTGGGGGCCTTCTCTACCGGGCCTTGGCGCAGGCGGTCCAGGGGCTTTTGCCCTTCCTGCCCATCCTCAGCACCCCCGACCTTTGGCGCACGGGGGGGGTGGTCCTGCTGCTGGCCGCGGTCCTAGGGGCGGGGGGCGCCTACGCCGCGAGCCGGGCCTACCTGAGGGAGGTCTAG
- a CDS encoding dihydrofolate reductase family protein, producing the protein MRVIYHLAVSLDGVAVHPAGPGWLQPFAEAAEAYIPRLLAEVDGLLMGRRTYEEALDLGWVFGDKPALVVS; encoded by the coding sequence GTGAGGGTCATCTACCACCTGGCGGTGAGCCTGGACGGGGTGGCGGTCCATCCCGCGGGGCCGGGCTGGCTCCAGCCCTTTGCCGAAGCCGCCGAGGCCTACATCCCCAGGCTTCTGGCAGAAGTGGATGGCCTCCTGATGGGAAGGCGCACCTACGAGGAGGCCCTGGACCTGGGATGGGTCTTTGGGGACAAGCCCGCCTTGGTGGTGAGCTAA